Proteins from a genomic interval of Poecile atricapillus isolate bPoeAtr1 chromosome 1, bPoeAtr1.hap1, whole genome shotgun sequence:
- the LOC131574596 gene encoding uncharacterized protein LOC131574596, which produces MITRGWEVMLLRAGGGQLPAQGTRGVRGVAPASPPCPLRVVTGRCWNRGTANTAGATARTLTLPGSDSSDRGAVKVHLPQDTASPCLPGDKFTGRAASKSTANWSTPGGHLCRQPVPVRGNRADLSALPPALPPAPAAARLPHTAGTPCPRAAGSCGIGTAADAGFARFYDGPTQEQRNETLAISASFLPATPGQAGGGLRSCQLSSAQLSSAQLSSAQLSSALCWAKPRHLLPPGRLSRAGHGARPTPAPGGVPGNPQRRSPSTGRKARTLLSRDGLRTFGKRPAALSSAVPV; this is translated from the exons ATGATCACCAGGGGGTGGGAGGTGATGCTTCTACGAGCGGGCGGGGGGCAGCTGCCGGCTCAGGGTACTCGAGGGGTACGCGGGGTCGCGCCGGCCTCGCCGCCCTGTCCCTTGCGCGTTGTCACCGGCCGCTGTTGGAACCGTGGCACCGCAAACACCGCCGGGGCCACCGCCCGCACCCTCACCCTCCCTGGCAGCGACAGCAGCGACAGAGGCGCCGTGAAGGTTCACCTGCCGCAGGACACTGCGAGCCCGTGTCTTCCCGGTGACAAG TTTACAGGACGCGCCGCTTCAAAATCCACGGCAAACTGGAGCACCCCCGGAGGGCACTTGTGCAGGCAGCCCGTGCCCGTGCGGGGGAACCGCGCTgacctctctgctctgcctcccgctctgcctcctgctccgGCCGCAGCGCGGCTCCCGCACACCGCGGGCAccccctgccccagagctgcgGGGAGCTGCGGGATCGGGACAGCGGCTGATGCTGGCTTTGCTCGTTTCTATGACGGACCGACACAAGAG CAGCGAAACGAGACCTTGGCCATTAGCGCATCCTTCCTCCCCGCGactcctggccaggctggggggGGACTCcggagctgccagctcagctcagctcagctcagctcagctcagctcagctcagctcagctcagctcagccctgtgtTGGGCCAAGCCCCGGCACCTGCTCCCTCCGGGCCGCCTCAGCCGTGCGGGGCACGGAGCGCGCCCGACACCAGCGCCCGGAGGCGTCCCGGGAAATCCTCAGCGGCGGAGCCCGAGCACGGGGAGGAAAGCCCGGACCCTTCTGTCTCGGGATGGGCTGAGAACTTTTGGGAAACGGCCAGCGGCACTTTCCTCAGCTGTTCCCGTCTAG